One stretch of Akkermansia sp. RCC_12PD DNA includes these proteins:
- a CDS encoding carbohydrate porin — MHRTFIILCLLGALAAQGRQAGTDMLQSSGPEPQGQFLADINLLGADYGDETAPIPDDALTRTLGGLHTRAYKEGLEFLVENAFSYNSIHNPAPGKPGTQLWYLLHAHANYRLIKSPRQEDTWLKLELSGSAALNGRTWRGGNMNDAIGLTGDTHTDIFGERIFFLPEIALLQSFNRGKSALVAGVVNQTNYFDTNSYANSSFGQFCASPFVNNQTIPMADSNLGLIIQHQFHDQWYAMMGGSFTSCPQNASPLKHTDGKNFNLLAELGWIHDSGAVKLTPFVARINELPEGGERKNLHTVAGIAVNAEQQLGSSPWKVFCRAGWSGSTRDNACGAAVQWSGGFVCSQPLQHLGICSEGEANQFGMALAVTRPDDGSVAEGRPRNRKEVVMECHYNISVTPWFLIQPSLLWISNPAGRDDTGNASVFRMQTILTF, encoded by the coding sequence ATGCACAGAACATTTATCATTCTCTGCCTTTTGGGCGCTCTTGCCGCCCAGGGAAGACAGGCCGGCACGGACATGCTCCAATCTTCCGGACCGGAACCCCAGGGGCAGTTTCTGGCGGATATCAACCTGCTGGGAGCGGATTACGGAGACGAAACCGCTCCCATCCCCGACGACGCCCTCACCCGCACCCTGGGCGGCCTGCATACCCGCGCCTACAAGGAGGGACTCGAATTCCTGGTGGAAAACGCCTTTTCCTACAATTCCATCCACAACCCGGCGCCCGGCAAGCCCGGCACCCAGCTCTGGTATCTGCTGCACGCCCATGCCAACTACCGCCTCATCAAGTCCCCGCGGCAGGAGGATACCTGGCTGAAGCTGGAGCTTTCAGGCTCCGCCGCCCTGAATGGCCGCACCTGGCGGGGCGGCAACATGAACGATGCCATCGGCCTGACGGGAGACACCCACACGGATATTTTCGGGGAAAGAATCTTTTTTCTGCCGGAAATAGCGCTGCTCCAATCCTTCAACCGTGGAAAAAGCGCCCTGGTGGCCGGAGTGGTGAACCAGACGAATTATTTTGATACCAACAGTTACGCCAACTCCTCATTCGGGCAATTCTGCGCGTCTCCCTTCGTTAACAACCAGACCATCCCGATGGCGGACTCCAACCTGGGACTGATCATCCAGCACCAGTTCCACGACCAGTGGTACGCCATGATGGGCGGCAGCTTCACCAGTTGTCCCCAAAACGCGTCTCCCCTGAAACATACGGATGGCAAGAACTTCAATCTGTTGGCGGAACTCGGATGGATACATGATTCCGGTGCCGTCAAGCTGACTCCCTTTGTTGCGCGTATCAACGAACTGCCGGAAGGCGGGGAACGGAAAAATCTGCATACCGTGGCCGGAATAGCCGTGAACGCGGAACAACAACTGGGGTCCAGCCCCTGGAAAGTTTTCTGCCGCGCGGGCTGGAGCGGCTCCACGCGGGACAACGCCTGCGGCGCGGCCGTCCAGTGGTCAGGCGGCTTCGTATGCAGCCAGCCCCTCCAGCATCTGGGAATTTGTTCGGAGGGGGAAGCCAACCAGTTCGGCATGGCGCTGGCGGTCACCCGCCCGGACGACGGAAGCGTGGCGGAAGGCCGGCCCAGGAACAGAAAGGAAGTGGTGATGGAGTGCCATTACAACATCTCCGTCACTCCCTGGTTCCTGATCCAGCCTTCCCTGCTGTGGATTTCCAATCCGGCGGGCAGGGACGACACCGGAAATGCCAGCGTCTTCCGCATGCAGACCATTCTGACGTTTTAA